AAGTTTTTCTAAAGTTACTGCTCGAATTTTTAAGTAATTCAACGTAggttttgagatatttttggataaattCAATTGAAAACTCTGTGTAGGGATCTCAAAATGGGTGAATTTAGTgacaatataatatatatctGGTGTTATACTGCTACTCAGCTAGGTATCTTTCAACACACTCATTGAGTACTACTTCAGTTTGCGCATTAGACTAAGAGTCTATTTGAATTGgcttaaaaataacttttaagtcaaaaatgACTAATAAGTCAACAAGAAAAAAGGAAGGGAATCAACTTTTAACTTTTGACTTCTATttgtaaattttatgttgtGTAATATACCACAAATACAACATATTACAGTTGAAAATGAAAtaacaaaatgaataaaaaaatatattcagaCTGAGGGCCAAATATCTCGCTTTCTTTAACGAGATTCAAGTCCATTGCGGCATAGTCTATACCAATCCAATAGTAATACTCTTGACTTGtgccctccaggatacaacagcccAACAACGTCGTGTGACTCAAACAACTCCGGATTAGTTGAAGAGTCCAAAACTCCACCAAAAAAATACATTCCTTCAACATAGAATTACTCTCTTTTGTATATTGAATTAATTGAAGACTcggaatattttttttgtcttaactctctctttcattaCACTAATCTCACTACACACTATAATAATTTTCCACACTTCTAATCTTTTTTGACATACACTTCACAAAGGAAGAAACAACATTTTTTATAGGTGAGGAATTTTTCCTTATATTAAATAGGAATAATGTAGGTAAATTGAATGGAGAAGTTATGTCTTGAAGGTTACATAAATTATAAGAGATAATAATGAAGTAGAATTATTGGTGAAATAATGTGTTAGATGTTACAATGGTCTTAAGACAAATAAAGACCACATTATGCTACAAAAAAATGTAGGAAATGAAGCATCAAAAGATACATCACCATGCAGAACTTTTGTACATCTCAACATGAATCATttcaatattaaatttaatattaaattacttaattcaccaatattttaatttattttaaatattttttgatttgtcaaacatttttaatagttaaaaaataatttaatagttTATTTGACAAATTTTTAAACCAATTCAAACAATAGTTTGGGATAACCCATTAATGGtcttatataatataaataatattacaaTAATTTTACATTACATATTTAAAGTGACGATTTTTTaaacaaggaaataaaatagaaacatTATTAATTAGGGATGAAAGTAATATACTtgtcaataatatatttttaaatattatattagatTTGGAAAATAATTAGAAATAGCAAACACATAGTTAATGGTCTTACATAATAGaacatacataaaaataatgaaaaaatgaaatagaGAGCATGAATAGTAGTTCTCCAAATCTGGAGACCTATTATTCACCTCTCTATAAGTGGAGAATAGAGAGTGAAGTGGAGGGCGGTTGAAGCGCCCATTCTCTATTTTACTCTTCAATAGAGAGTAAAATAGAAATGGGTTAGAGATGATCTAACTAatcctaaaaaaaattatcccgCAATTAAAGtgttaaaattgaaataattgAATGACATACGAAAGCCAGCAATGAAAGCCTCCAAAAACGATAGCTAAGAAGTAAAACCActtatttgatttttcttgggaaTAAAAGAAAGGTATGCGTGCCATTTTATAATGGAATGCAGTCGGTAGCTAAACTTTTCTGCAATTTGTGATGGCTATTATATTAATTAGTCAGTTCACTTGGATATCATTGACTAAAAAACAATTTTCCATAGTCATTTTTGTCTATTTCCCATGGGCATAACGTGGCTACATGTTATTCTCGTCTATTGTTTGTCGGCACCTTACGAAGTAAAAAGTTTGGTACGTTTTACATTGAAATGTGTTACTATTTTAtctaaaagttaatttttttataaataaaatatacttttattttttgattgtaTTGTCAATAGGTATCCTCACATGcggcttttattttttttttatggctAAACacgtgaaaattctttttgataatAGATAGTGCCGTAAAGGAATTCGATCTTAGGACCTCTGTCTTCTTTAATACCATGTTAAAGTATGTGATTATCTGATCTAAAAATTTAACACACTTCTATTATTTAATTGTATTCTCAACATTTTACTATTAGATTATTTGGATTAATAATCCTCATTGATCCCTAGTTAACTGataatatatcatatttatatatagctAGCTATCTAGCAACagatttattttagtattttggtAGATCATGCTTTGTAACGGCCCTTCTGGTCGTTATAGGTGAGCCAATGGTAAAAAAAATTGGGTTAGAAAAATTCTGAGGTGGTAAATTGAAAGTTAGGTTAGGTTTAGACGAATTCTGAGTAAGGTGAAGTTTAGGACAATTCGGAAAAGGATGGGAATAATGTCTAAACTTGGGTTGGAGTTTTCATTAGCTAAGACATTAAGGATCCCTTAGAATTTTTGGCAAGTGATTTCGGGTGAGTAGAACTCCCGATATCAAACTTGGCGTGAAAGGATTGGTTCGAAATGTCAAGGTTCGAAGGTGTATTGCGAAATGGGTACTTTTTGGGATGTTTTGAGTGTTTTTCCCGTGCAAGACGCTATAGCAGGTTACAAGTTGCTATCGCGACTAGGAAACTTCTCACTATAGCTGACAGTTCTGCTATGACGGTGGTGCTTTAAAGCTATCGGTCTGCTATAGCGGGATTAGTTACAATTAATGCAGAAAATCTTCCAAAATTGTTCGTTATTGGACAAGTGCGTTTTGGGAAGAGCAAGGGCAACCTAGGGAGAAAATCATCAATTATCCATAGAAATCATCCGTTAAGGTAAGTAAAACGCTCTCCTAACTCGGTACTCTAATTTCTAGACCTTGGAGGCAGTATTTGTGCCTAGAATAGGGTTTGGGTTTATCTTAAAGTGGAAAAAATTTAGGTTAATGAGGATTCAGGGGGGAAAACCTTCAATTGTTcttaaaaatgattatttttattttatttatcgtAATTCACTAGTGTAACCATGAAATTGATAGTTCTAGGTGAATTAATGGTGAAAAAGCGCTGAATTGGGTAGGAAGATCATGAGTTTGGCTTGGGGATTAGGATTAAGTTGTAATCCAAGAATAATTAGGACATTGTCGTTGATTGTGGTTTTTGTGTGTTATTTGGATTAGTAACAAGGGGAGGGGAATGTTTAATAGAGCTTCCAAGGCGTGATCCGAGGTAGGTGATAGTTGTTTGTTTTTTAAGTTATGTAATTTGTGCATGTTAACTGTTCTATAGTATTAACTACAATGCATGTTGGAGAAAACATAAAGGATGAATGTGAAATGATATCATGTTGTCAATCTCATGTAATGAACTAGTTTAATTTGCTTGTGGCTTTACAAGTGTGGTTgtttcattgtgattgtgattatgATTAATATCTTTGATTGCTAATTGGCTCGGTTACCATCTATGGTACAGATTATCGATTGGGTTGGATACCATGCCTGGTATGAGATACTACCGATTGGCTCGGATACCACACCTAGTATGAATTCTACCATCAGTTGGCTCGAGTACCACGCCTGATATAAATTACTCATTGATTGGCTCAGGTACCACGCCTGATACATGTTTTATTGTGTTTATATGTATTGGTTCCTTGAGTGAACCAAACTTTTTTGTGATCACGCGGGACATGCATGTGTGATTGTTAAGTTAGGATTGGTGACTaagtgtaagaccccgtaagccATAAGGTTGAAACGAGGGAGAATTTTTGAAAAAGGACTGAAAGCAGGTTCTGCGACTcattctacgagtcgtagaaactcctatgactcgtaggactgAGGTTGAGGGTGTATTTGGCTAAGGGAAGAAGTGGGTCTATAAGTCAAGTTATGACTTGTAGAAGCTtagacgagtcatagaaacgaCTTgtcaagaaacttcagagactttgAGTTTGCAAGTTTTCTAAACCCTGCAGGAGGACTAGATTCTATGACTCATCGtcaagtctacgagtcgtagagggaGTTCAGAGACTAGTCCTCATGGCCCTTCCAACCCTGCAGGACGAGTTCCTTagatgactcgtagaagtaaTTATGAGTCGTATACGACTCGTAACAAAACATCAGAGGCTTGGTTTCTCAGAGCCTACATGACGattcatttctacgactcgtcgaatgttctacgacccgtaggtcGAATTCTGTCCAATTTTAAtgagggcattttagtcttgtTTTGCATTATAACATCACAGTGTGGTCATCTTGGGGAATAAATGAACCCTATCTAAGGACCCTAAGCTATTCTATTCCCTTATTCTAACACTTAGACTCAAAAACACAAAAGTTCCTCCTTCTCAAGTTCTCTCCAGGGTTTCAAGTCAATGTTTAGGGTTCcacttcaaggttcttcaagtctcTAACCTCACAACTGCATTAGGGCATTgttctccaaggtatgtgggtctcattcatgggttcttccactcatggatCCCAAGTACTTTCTAAACTAAATTGCtcaatttcaaatgatgaatttctatgggttttcatattatgactCAAATGCAAGGATTATTGatttcttgaaatttatttatctattttaagtttatattgACTTTAAATTTCATGAAGTGGTTGATTATCAAAGGCTCTTATATGAAAGCATGAAAAaggttttaaagtgtattggtgagttgttttaaagatgttttaattgGTGAATGTCATTATTCTAATGCATGCTGGTTGATGTTAAAgatttgaagtttgaattgcatagaacccacctaatttcacTATGTTTcgatgaagtttgaattgagaaactttgactccaaaatgaatgtttatgaaggTGAATGTCTATGATTAaatggattcttatgaaatgaaagaatgattgaatgatgatttttgatgaagtttgaattgagaaactttgactccaaaatgaatgtttatgaaggTGAATGTCTATGATtaaatggagtcttatgaaatgaaagaatgattgaatgatgatgaaatgactctttagccaaagaatggagtctatgtaataaggacaattctcacatatttgaatcaaatgaaaggttttaatgaactattctactgaatgatgttattatgatatttaaatgctattccatgggatttgacctagcatcgAATGCAGCATGTAGATGAGGACTCGACCTAaagggtccttaagtaaagtctcatgctgcattaactatgcaccaacataggagcccttctaggctatttaggctagtggatccacaaaagcatttaaagttaaagttaatgaaatgattaaagttgacgaAGTTCTACCCAATAattagtctccccgtgccaacatagggggttatgttggatttcatgtaatagctcgcatgttcTTGAATGTCGGTTACaatcatcttcccacaaaatggatgtttcaaattctttttacatgattgattactcatgcattgcactatgtttcatattacacgaatgttctaatgtttcttaaatgttcatgcatgcttacatacttagtacagtcaaaataataattcatactcttttgcctacatgatacgaccatgtagggaccgacgctGCTTCACATTtacctccacgtggctagtttgatcgttgaagactactaacttggtgagtttccatgtttcgggaacaatacccCTTTCATCTTTCTAGTTCATGATTGGTATAGACGTTTGAATTACTTTTTGAGTACTTGTTCCATTTACTATGCGGGtgaactagggacatgtcttagtctcCGTCAAGTGTTTTTAGTAGatgtatgtttggacataaatgtataaTGTTAAAGTTTGTCTCTTGATTCCTATTCCATGTTATTTCCTTTAGTCCCATAATCCCTTTATTTTTGCttgttattgaatgtcattacctatgaaaagctaaatgaatgctaagagacttgggtgaggtaccttcgggtgtctcattcgccgtatCAGGTCTAGGCCCTAAGCATGGTTCATGACACTGAGAGTCATTGTTATAATGTTGATTTGTGATGCACGTGTGTCCTGTATTACTATATTTTAGTTACTTGTCTACATTCGTATTTTTGGAACTAGCcgatgatcctaccagtacactattgACTTTGTGGATTGATACGATTCTTGCTCTTTCTTTATTGAGTACAAGACATATTCAGGGGCTGATTCGCGACCTCAACTACTCACCCGCTCTCTGAATCCAAGGTGAATTGCTTGTTCCGAGCTGCCAAGGATTCCTCATTATCTCTTAGTCCATCTATTCGGACTTAGACTTTTTAGACCCGCTTTCTTGTTTTGGGATTGCATTTTCTTATTCTAGATAtaattagagttttggtacacgACTTTTAGATTTTAGGGGGTTATTTCCGCATAATTTATTTGAGTTTTATGGATATTTGCTTTAATAAATGAGATCATTTCCTTTTAAATGGTTTAATGAGTTAAGTTTTGGATTAGTGATTGGTTCTCCCATTGAGTGATTAGTGTGGGTGCTACTCACGGTGGTCTAAGTCGTGACATATTTCAAATAAACTTATGATACTCTTTTCTTTCGTaaaaaagttgagcatcaaatttAGATCCGTAATAATTATTGATAGTCTAAGATCTTTAATTAGCACTGAcctataaaattataaaaaacttatttttttagaaaaaatatatttcaaaatttttgatCAATCAAACATAAGATATTTTTCAGTAAACGTTTTCATTCATATGGATCTACCAATAAAGGTCATTCTATTACTGTTAATTATACATGAATTCCTCTGAAGCATTTGCTATTTACCTCGAGGCAGTGGACGTGGAGTTAAGtgtccaaagaaaagaaaaagggttTGAGGGAGGAAAATGTTGCAACAtccttctttaatttgtttaaagTGACAAAGCatagaaaatatattctaatgTCATTGTCATCCTAAAGGATACAAAATCTAGAAGTTCACTAGCTGGTGAAAAACAATTCcatctttttttgaaaaaaaatatgagtGAAGCCATTATGTAACACACCATTTTGACAAAAAGTTATAGCTAAGTTAGGAGAATGGTCACTAGTCACTATTAAAAAATTTGTACTATTTTTCTGCTGAATTTTCTATTGAAAAATGTTTAATGGTCATTTTAcagatattttaattgaattaataaaaaaaatattttatttcaataaaaatttattttcattatatatttttctagtGAGTTGATTCGATAagaaatgaataataaaatcatGATCTATAACATAAATTTTTGACGCAAAAAAATCTTTACTTTTAGTAGGGAGTAGTTTTCAAACAAGTTTTCTCTAAATCTGTTTTTTCCTTTGCTAAGTCCTCCACTAAGTAAAAGATAAGTTAAAATAAcctcaaaattaaaatatcctaGCTAATGGTCCCAActtggaattttattttattttatttttattttttgggccCGCTCCAAATAATAGTCAAGATTAAACAAACATGAAATTTCAATCTTGCCGACTCCAACAATTCCTAAAACCCTATTAGCTAGAAATACCACTAATCTCAAATTTACAGAATAATCAAAATAGACCCCTCAAAATTCCGGTAATTCTGGCAAGTCCCCTGTCTTTATGAAAACATTGTACCAAAAGTCCATGTCTTCCTCCATTTTTGTACTAGTCTTAAATATGTCCACATTTTCTTCCCTCATCACTTGTATTTCTTGATCATGACCAGCAGCCATAACATAGTCGTTATTATTCTCCGTTGAAAATTCATCTGTCCAGAAACTCTCATCGATATTGGGAAAATACTCCTCCGACGATGAcgattcaattttttcttcctttataaTGACCATTTGATGATCATCAACGACCAATGTCACACTTGAAATTTCACTAGATGAAAGTTGTGGTGAGCTAGGGGCAATTTTAATGTGTTGTTTAGTACTACTAGTACTAGTACTAAAATCAGAATTATTGGAGGATTCTGAAGTAGTAGGACCCTTGTTGGAATCATGATTAATCTTGGAGCCTCTTTTGGAATTTTGAGAAGGTTGATAATTTTTGAGCTTCTTCTTCAAGTTGGTGTGCCaaacattttttatttcattatctGTTCGCCCTGGTAATCTTGCAGCTATTGCAGACCATCTGCACATTTTGGGAAAAAATTTATTAGCAAAGAGGTGAACAAATAAGAGAATTTTAACTTCTATACATGTATGTaacgaaaaaaataatttgaagcaaatttagaatttgaaatttttgaatgaCACAAgttaatgcataataatgacTGTTTTTTCcaatcaaatatttatatatagttaGTGATTTGTTTTTGggaatctccaaaaaaaattataattattgtcACTCATATGCAATAGCTTACATATGTAAATTGAACTAAATAAGTTTGATGGGTCGAGTTGAATCGAGAAGACGTTGGCGAAGGAATCGGTCACTTAAACCTATAGCCTATAGGTTATATTATAGATTTTCTCTGATTAAAATACATTGGTAttataacttatttttaaaaataaaattatcaatgTTAAATTATTTGCAGAATGAGAGAAGTGGACAAACTTGACATAGTGCATAAACTTTAATTATAGTGTCACAAAAACCTAAGGAGATATTAGCCATATGCCTAGATCTTGCAGTTGAGTAGATTGGCAAATGACATTAATTATTTGTAGTAATATTTTAATTACCAACTTGTCTAAGAGAATCTTTTCCTCTCTCTATAATATTTATTCCTTGGTAGAAACAAAAtgacaaataataaataaaataaaagaggtGTTATTTGGCTTAGTTATAAATCTTTCCTTTCCGATTCTCAAAAAGTATAATCCCtgaatataaaaacaaaagtttTTGAAAATGACAAGTAAGACTTGGTTAGTTGGTTAAGCACCTCCACCCACGATTGGTAGGTCCTGGATTCGAGTCACACTGGAGGAAAAGTGTAgaacactataaatcctccaaaatgggggtaaaaaaaaaagataaaaaaaaaagtttttaaaaataaataattcacaAGCGCGCTAAGATATTgcctttattaaaaaaaaatgttttttttatttactttaataTACTAATGACTATGATGACACTAGGCATTATTGGATGTGATCAAGATTCGTAATTAATATATTCATTAGAATTTCACATCAAAATCTGTAATTAGCGgagaattatttaaaaaaattgttagcGACAAGCTTTATAACGATTGATTAGTGACAAAATTCGGAAttaatgttaattttttttgatagtgACAAAATTCGGAAttaatgttaattttttttgatagtgACAAAATAGAGGATGTTGAAGGCAAGCAGGAATTAATAGATACAAgaatatagtatttttttttgaattttaaaaaaaaaactgaccTATTGCCAAGGTTTTCATGAAGCAGGATTATGGTGTCTTCTTCTTCCTTGGTGAAATTTCCCCTTTTTATATCTGGACGCAAATAATTAGTCCATCGCAGTCTGCAACTCTTCCCACATCTCAATAGtcctaaataattaaaaatagaataaagaaaACTCAATTACACTTTATAATAATCCCCGCTAATTTTctttcaataaataaaaaattcctTTCACCGgtaaaaactttttttaaaaaaaaagggaaaggaAATAACCAAACAAAAAGAATGATATGTTTCACGTGTTGAAAATCTCAATAAAAAGTTCAATCCAAGAAATTAGATTGATGCTTTAGAAATGCACTAAATTTGATTCAGTCatagattttaaaattaaaacttaaaaacttgagcttttaaaattgtatttgaacacatattttactttaaaaaaatttaaaattctgcAAGTGAAAGTCCAAAATCTAAAAATCGAGTTAGTTTTTgagaacttgaaaatatttaaaatatgatctaaTCAAATTTCGTTGCCAAACAGATATTTGaggataaatttttaaaatctataaTAAAATACTAGCTTAGAAGTGGATTCATAACGATTTTGTAAGTTCAATTGAATCATAATTTCTACCGTAAAATGTTGAGATAAgatgaatataatttttcatttttaatcagAAATCTCATATTAAATCTCCAAAAGGTAGCTCTGGAtcatttttttccctttaaTGATCGTACGAGATTACAAAGCGAATTTCGGATGGGAATCATAGTTTTGCACTCAAACAAATTGTATAGatgaaaaaaacaattaaaacttATGTTTATAATAAGATGATAGTCATCTAAAAGATCATCATTTTTTTGAATGAAAAGATAGATTTCATTACCAGCAAGTTTGGGGAGGGCACGCCAATTGGAATGTCCATTATTTTGAATGtaagagatgagaatgttgtCTTCTTGAGGAGTCCATGCCCCTTTCTTCAATCCCATCTTCTCACAGCAAGGAGCTCTACCCATATTTCTTTGATTTGCTTATTGCtcttgtcaattttttttatctttctcctactatacttttttttttagctCTTCCACTCTCCTTTCTTCCAAAAAGACAAAATGAAATGCCAAAAAGTTCAAGAGAAGAAAGGACGGGATGGGTATTTATGCTTGTAATTAAGTATGGTTGTTTGATACAAAGATTAATAATACAGGGATTAATAATGCATGAATTTAAAccctatattttttatttagtgtTTGTCTTCATTGCTTCTCACCTAATCTTGTGTTTGGattaaaactctatcaaaaacttctttccaattatactcttgaattattatgagattttttattttatgtaattgaATCAAGATAGATAAATGCCGAATTAGGTTTTATTTTTGTGGTCTTCTAACTAAGTAGGAGAAGAACAATTTTGTTGTCATGTTTGCTATTTTTTCGCTTAAATTATTTGAGGGTAAATAATTATCATATGTAATAAATGTACTATTTCTCCTAATACTTTATATCAAACGCCCCTAAGAGCGCATCAGATTAattaattttagattttttaaattaaaataaattttaaatatttttataatatttaaataagattaaaaagtatctttaattacttatttttggtcaaaatatattaaaaatcataaattacgACTTTAACACATGAGCTATAAGTCCATTCAAATCGTTCGTACGAGATTccgtttttatttttaaaagcaataaataaattgaaCGAGTAGTCCAATGCCAGCATATATCttatctccaaaactgagaccAACTTGGATATTCTCTCTCTAATAAATAAAGGGAGacttatatacatatactatattaagaaaatatttattatttattataatagatatacaagttttattataaataatatatttatcacacactttaatatatctataatatattgtgtcaatttcttatcaaacagacataatatattttaaaacagttataatacatttatattgcatacataattcacttttaatacataacagatttatcataatattgctttaaattgtaataaataaaaaatattactaaaattgataattatttattaaaaaatgttcatccaaataatttttctataaataaatataacaaaaatagtaGGAGTATAAAGAAATTGGATAGCTCTATGTTgacaaaaaataatactaataagtGAATATATGTTCACTACAGTAGCAAAACCTAATGAGAGGATTCAAAAAATGTAAAAATGtcatattttactatttttagattACTTTTACCACTACATGTGGTTTGTTACACCACTATACAATTATAAAGTGATGACAGAGAGTATCGTTCCGATTTATAATTAGATATTAGATCTACTAAACaaataaaatcaatataaattatttcatcaatttgttttttttaaaaaaatattatttgtgtTGGACTAAAATtacaacaaaaaatataatttacgCAATAAAAAATAGATAGGCAAACTTAGGCCGTAAAGATCAATGAGGAAATCATATTCCAAGGTTTTGGAGTGTCACGCCTACAAATTGAAGTGGGACGTGATTGACATTCAATTTGTACTATTCATTTGTAATAACCTGTTCGCGTCGTTAGGGAtaagccaatggggaaggattcggtccagaaaactttgggtagtaacttcaaaaaatttgagcctaggtcAGACTTGGACAAATTCTGAGTCAAGTGAAGTCTAGAGTGATCACGTGAATGAGGGgagataaaatttataatttgattggacagGTTGATAGACAAGACGATACGGAGTATTTACGGCTTCGCGAAATCGCATTCGGacgagtaaaactctcgaaatcgaatttggcgtgaaggatataattttaatgcatcTTTGGAAGGGGTGTGTTgagaaatgggggcttggagcacaaactcAGAGCTCACTGTTTCCGCATATCCCGCTACAGCGGGATCTGTCCCACCAAACTGTCCTgacttaagtcgtgaaaaagaccaaaaataattttttctgcAACAATCAAtttctaaaaccccaagaggcgacctagggcgatttccattgattttccatggatttccatgcttaaggtaaggtttttactccctagattcatactttgattcttagaaaCTAAAATTATGGGTGGTAATCATTAGgagagggtttgaactgaaaatctatggtgggaaatagccctaggataaggttaggatcatggatttGGCCTAGGGAGTGAAATTGCGTTATATTTACTGATAGTTAGgtcattgtattgatccttgatatgtatttaatgttttctagaccaagaacgagaagaacgaaccgaaaagggaaggctcttgcattggaaggttgtgaaagcttgaatttgaggtaggtgatggtctagttttccgtatgtgtttcatatacttgttaaattgctttatgatatgcatgtgtgtatgtgaataggaaaacatgctagattatgtgtcaAATGGTCACTTGCTGGCTTGTTATTGTGATGAatctgttcttggtgatataaatgttGTAAACATTGGATattcttgtgattgtgatatcttgggatcaggtatcatattccgacacataaTTTAAATAAGGTGTCATGTTCCAACACATAATTTGGATCGGATATCACGTTCTAACAagtatttggattgggtgtcacgtttcgacacatacttggatcggatatcacgttccgacataaagttgattgtttgtaggtcccttgagaggacccttgtgtgaaattatagcatatggaagacattgagttgtgatattgagatgttgttgacttattctatatatgcatatgcctattgtgctgaatttacttgtctgtgatccgcttactggctaaccgtaagatcctaccagtacattgttatttttgtgtactgatactactcttgctctgccttttgttgAGTATGGTATATTCAGCCGATTGGGAAGACACCTCGGTTGGAAGATTAGAAGTTTGTTCAAAGTC
This Solanum dulcamara chromosome 8, daSolDulc1.2, whole genome shotgun sequence DNA region includes the following protein-coding sequences:
- the LOC129901018 gene encoding transcription factor MYB15-like, whose translation is MGRAPCCEKMGLKKGAWTPQEDNILISYIQNNGHSNWRALPKLAGLLRCGKSCRLRWTNYLRPDIKRGNFTKEEEDTIILLHENLGNRWSAIAARLPGRTDNEIKNVWHTNLKKKLKNYQPSQNSKRGSKINHDSNKGPTTSESSNNSDFSTSTSSTKQHIKIAPSSPQLSSSEISSVTLVVDDHQMVIIKEEKIESSSSEEYFPNIDESFWTDEFSTENNNDYVMAAGHDQEIQVMREENVDIFKTSTKMEEDMDFWYNVFIKTGDLPELPEF